A genomic window from Triticum urartu cultivar G1812 chromosome 7, Tu2.1, whole genome shotgun sequence includes:
- the LOC125521548 gene encoding protein HVA22: MGKSWALLTHLHSVAGPSITLLYPLYASVCAMESPSKVDDEQWLAYWILYSFITLLEMLAEPVLYWIPVWYPVKLLFVAWLALPQFKGASFIYDKVVREQLRKYRGRNSHADADHKVHILKAEADHGHVH; the protein is encoded by the exons ATGGGCAAGTCATGGGCGCTCCTCACCCACCTCCACTCCGTCGCCGG GCCGAGCATCACGCTGCTGTACCCTCT GTATGCGTCGGTGTGCGCCATGGAGAGCCCGTCCAAGGTGGACGACGAgcagtggctggcctactggatcCTCTACTCCTTCATCACCCTCCTGGAGATGCTCGCCGAGCCCGTCCTCTACTG GATACCGGTGTGGTACCCGGTGAAGCTGCTGTTCGTGGCGTGGCTGGCGCTCCCGCAGTTCAAGGGCGCCTCCTTCATCTACGACAAGGTCGTCAGGGAGCAGCTCAGGAAGTACCGCGGCAGGAACAGCCACGCCGACGCCGACCACAAGGTGCACATACTCAAG GCCGAGGCTGACCATGGTCATGTGCACTGA
- the LOC125522754 gene encoding epoxide hydrolase A-like — protein MRNTIPNRTSLVRPPSQRLYPCAPPTRAHLIVRSVPSRAFTSMIRACLSELCASCCSCVLPPPSSPRAADQEMDSDGAITHRSVETNGVRLHVAEAGPAGAPVALLLHGFPEVWYTWRHQMRALAAAGYRAVAPDMRGYGGSDAPPGGPDQYTALHVVGDLVALIDSLGEKQVFVVAHDWGAMIAWSLCLFRPDRVKALVALSVPFSPRSPARKPVDGLKALYGDEYYICRIQEPGAIEAEFARLGTELVLRKFFTYRTPGPLFIPKSGWGSPDDEVPLPSWITEEDIKYYASQFDKSGFTGALNYYRALNKTWELTSPWTGAEIKVPTKFIVGDVDLSYHVAGAHDFVNKGGLKKFVPLLDDVVVMKDVGHFINEEKPEEISAHIISFLKKFD, from the exons ATGCGGAACACGATTCCAAACCGCACCTCGCTCGTCAGGCCGCCCTCACAACGACTATACCCCTGCGCCCCACCCACACGCGCACACCTTATAGTGCGGTCCGTCCCGTCGCGTGCTTTCACATCCATGATCAGGGCCTGCCTCAGCGAGCTCTGCGCCAGCTGCTGCTCCTGCGTGCTCccgccgccgtcctcgccgcGCGCCGCCGACCAAGAGATGGACTCCGACGGCGCCATCACGCACCGCAGCGTCGAGACCAACGGCGTGCGCCTCCACGTGGCGGAGGCCGGCCCGGCCGGCGCGCCGGTCGCGCTGCTGCTGCACGGGTTCCCGGAGGTGTGGTACACCTGGCGCCACCAGATGCGCGCGCTGGCCGCCGCGGGCTACCGCGCCGTCGCGCCCGACATGCGCGGCTACGGCGGCTCCGACGCGCCCCCCGGCGGGCCGGACCAGTACACGGCGCTGCACGTCGTCGGCGACCTTGTTGCTCTGATTGATTCGCTCGGCGAGAAGCAGGTGTTCGTCGTGGCGCACGACTGGGGCGCCATGATTGCGTGGAGCCTGTGCCTGTTCCGGCCGGACAGGGTGAAGGCGCTCGTCGCCCTCAGCGTGCCCTTCAGTCCCCGGAGCCCCGCGAGGAAGCCCGTCGACGGCTTGAAGGCTCTGTACGGGGACGAGTACTACATCTGCCGTATCCAG GAGCCTGGGGCAATTGAAGCAGAATTCGCACGGCTCGGCACGGAGCTGGTGCTAAGAAAGTTTTTCACTTATCGAACTCCTGGCCCTCTGTTTATCCCCAAGAGCGGCTGGGGCTCACCAGATGATGAGGTGCCCTTGCCGAGCTGgatcacggaggaggacatcaaatACTACGCGAGTCAGTTTGACAAGTCTGGCTTCACTGGGGCATTGAACTACTACCGTGCCCTGAACAA GACATGGGAACTCACGTCGCCATGGACCGGAGCTGAGATAAAGGTACCAACCAAGTTTATAGTTGGTGATGTGGACTTGTCATACCATGTTGCAGGCGCACATGATTTTGTTAACAAAGGTGGCCTCAAGAAGTTTGTTCCATTACTGGACGATGTGGTGGTAATGAAAGATGTCGGGCATTTCATAAATGAAGAAAAACCAGAAGAAATTAGTGCCCATATAATCAGTTTCTTAAAGAAATTCGACTGA